The Natrinema sp. SYSU A 869 DNA segment CACTGGATCAAGCATCAGTTAATCACATCGAGAGACTCACGATCTCCACCAGTAGGCACTAAATCTACGTCCGTGATGTCTGGATAGCCTTCGGAACGATGGTGGTGGCGGGATCTGACATCAGTCAGTCGCTGTCGGCGGCGGATCGCCGCCGGCGCGACAGTGTAGCCACTCACGAGCGCTGCCCCAATTCAGGGACAGCTATCGGAAGAACCGGTCGTCGAGTGGTTGATTCGCTGGGACAGCTCTGCGCACACCGAGGGCTGTCCAGGCAGCACGAATCACCATCTCACAGAACTCCGTGAACGACCACTCCCAGAGGCGGCGCCCCCCACGGCGGGGCGCCGCCACGTATATCCAGTGAAGGTATCGCCAGACGTTCTGTAGCAATAGACTCACGACAAACAGCAATAACCGAAGCCCGGCGTCCCGTGAACTGGTGAGAGCGAGGCTCTGCTTGGCTAATCGATAGCTTGACTCGATTCCGAAGCGCTTGCGATAGTGTTCTCGTGCATCCCGTGGTGTGTCGATGAACGGCGCGTCAGCGGCGTAGCCGTGACGCGTCACCCCGTGCTCGTCGTATCGTCCTCGCTGGTAGACACAGTCGATGAACACAGGGAATGTTACCCGCCTAGCGAGTTCGTGTTCGATCACACGACTCCAGCCTCTACTGAGTTCGTCTTGAATCGTCTCGCCCCACTTGACAATTGGCATGATGTAGGCGTAGTTGTGCGCGTACAGCAGTTCGAGACAGGTGCTGTGGTAGAATCCGCGATCAAGGTAGACGGCCTTGACGCGCAGGTCAAGACCGTTGAGGAGTTCGAGGAACTCACCAAGAGCATCGCTGGTGGCTTCGCCAGCGATCAGCTGGCGAACCGCCAGCGTGTATCGCTTGTTACGCACCCGTGCGTAGAGCGTGACGTAAGCGTGAAAGGCGGTGGTTCTCGTTTCGCCTGCGAGAAGTACAGTGACTCCGTCTCGTCCTCGTCACCGTAGTACGGATCGAGGTGGAGGTCGGCGACGACCTCCACCGGTCGATCTGGAAGCGTCTCAAGGACATCCCGTTGAAGGAGCGTGTTCCCAACCGTTTCAACGGCATCAAGATCGAACTGATCGATAAGATATCCACGGACGGTATTGGCGTGGGGTGAGTCGTTAGTTTTCTCGCAGACGTGATTGATCGAGGTCCCGCCGGCGAGGACCTCGTACAATTCCTCCGTTGTGACCGCTACGTTCTCCCGAGGTCCAACGAAAGTTCCTTCTCGAGACTGCTGACGACAAAATTAAGCAGGTGCTCTTCTTTTAGCTCGTTGTCTGCTGGGGTTGATTTCACACCTTCTCCAAGCAGACACTCATCCTAATCCGATGTGATCAACTGATAATAGGTCTTTTCTAGAATATCTCGTTCGGCGCGACGTTCACGGTCGAGAACGAATCGCCGACCACCCGCCAGAACTTCACAGTGATATCACTGTTATTCTATTACTCTCCGAGAACAGCCGTCCGTCCACCGTCGACAGAAAGTGTACACCCGATACAGGCCGGGCTTCTGGATCGTTCGATCAATAAGTTCCGTCCCGTGCGGACGGTTGTCGACGGCCGTCGCCGAACACTCGATCAGAGTGATCCGTGTTCCGAAACACAGTGTTACGAACGACTGGAGAGTTTGAAGATCGATCGAACGTATAGACTATCGCCAGCACACACCTTGTGGAGAGGCTGTTTCGTCGCTACAACTGAGGATGAGGGGGTCGAGTTACCGGGACCCGTGTTGGTCCGTGGCTGAGGACAGAGCTACGAGATCCGGGACGGTCCGAGGTCGGAACGACCGTTGAAAGGATCCATATTCCTCATCCTATGTAGGGCACCCGGGTCAGGCGCCATATCAAGCGTTTCTGTACCACTTAAAATATCTTCATGTGGATAGTTACGGGAGTTTATATAATCTTGCCAGCAGCAGTGCGCACCCCGCCCCGCTTTTCCCGCAAACGGGGGTGTAGAATCCGGCCGTCCCCGCCACCCGTAAATTAATTACTTCTACCTGATGACCCTGCAACCGCCGACGCTGCGAGTAACGGCTCAGCGCCTACCGCCAGCTGTGGGAACGTTACGGTCACTGCGGAGTGACACTCGAAGGTAAACCAATGACAGAATCATCGATGGAAACGAGATTGCGGATCGAATCAAGACAGAATTGGAAGTGTGCGTCGAAACACTCGGTGATCACGGCGTCACGCCCGGTCTCGCGACGGTGCTGATGAGCGACGACAGCGCGAGCGAGACGTACGTGAACATGAAACAGCGGGCGTGCGAGGAGATCGGGATCGAAGGGCGTCACCACGAACTCGATCCCGAGACGTCGTCGGACACACTAGAAGGCCGGATAGAGGCGTTGAACGAAAACCCGGACGTACACGGGATTCTCGTCCAGATGCCGGTCCCCGACCACGTTGACGAGCAAACCATCCTCGAACGGATCGATCCGATGAAGGACGTCGATGGGTTCCATCCGGAGAACGTTGGCAAACTCGTCACGGGGGATTCCCAGCTCAAGCCGTGTACTCCACATGGTATCCAGCGACTGCTCGCCGCCACGGGGGTGGAGACGGCAGGAAAAGACGTCGTGATCGTCGGCAGGTCCAACATCGTAGGGAAACCGATGATGAACCTTCTCGTCCAGAAGGACAATCTAGGTAACGCAACGGTGACTACCTGTCACTCCCGAACGAATAATCTCGCAGAGAAAACAAGAAACGCGGACGTCGTTATCGCTGCCGCCGGCGTCCCAGAACTGATCGACGGATCGATGCTGTCGGAAGACACCGTTGTCATCGACGTAGGCGTCAACCGTGTCGACGCGGACGACGACAAGGGGTACGAACTCGTGGGCGACGTCGAGTTCGAAAGTGCCGCGGAGCAAGCCAGTGCCATCACGCCGGTGCCCGGCGGCGTCGGACCGATGACGATCGCGATGTTGCTCTACAACACTGTCAAGGCGGCCAGCCTTCAGAAGAACGTCGACGTCGATCTTCCCTGACCTCTAGCGGCTCGCACTTCCCGAAAGTAACACATACATTTCATTTTGTGGGCGTTTTGTAAAATACCTAACCTCTAGTGGAGTCTCCTGCCGCTATACCGTAACTCAGTGCCTTCAGCCGGTTTTGACTTAAATGACCGTTGCACTTATAAGAGAATCCACCGGATTGGGTTGTGTCATATGAGCACAGATAGCGTTCCGTCACGAGCAGATACTGTCGTCATCGGTGCGGGTGCCGTCGGTTGTAGCGTCGCATACCACTTGACTGAACTCGGGGCGGAGGACGTCGTCGTTCTCGATCAGGGACCGCTTCCGGTGACCGGTGGCTCCTCCACGCACGCTCCGGGGATCATGTTTCAGACGTCACCGTCGAAGATACAGACGAAGACGGCTCACTACACGAGCCGACTACTGAAAGACGCCGGCGTCTACAGGGAAGTCGGCGGTATCGAAGTTGCACGATCGGAGGAGCGCATGGACTTCCTCGAGCGCCGCGTCGAGTGGGCGAAGTCCTACGGGCTCCCCGATCCGCAACTACTCGAGCCCGAGGAAGTCGTGGAGCACCTGCCGCTCGTCGACGAGGACGAGATCCTCGGCGGGTACTACTCCCCGACGGACGGTGTGGTGTCCGGCACTGACGCCCTCCAGTGGTACATGGAGGAATCGTCCGCCGACTTCTACGGTAACACTGAGGTGACGGACATCGAGACGGCGGCGGGCGAAGTGCAAGCTGTCGAGACCGATCAGGGACGAATCGAGTGCGGGCGGTGCGTCCTCGCGACGAACAACTGGGCGTACCAGACCGGACAGATGGTCGACCTCGATCTTCCGATCGCACCCGTCGAACATCAGTACGTCGTCACCGACTCTCTGGAGAATCTCCGAGGAAACGACTCGTCGCTCGGTGACGCTACGGCCGGTCTCGAGGTGCCTGGGGATCGGAATATCACCGAGTTCATGGCCCAGCCTCCGGATAGACCGGTCGGCCGCGATCAGGACAACTCGCTGTACTTCCGTACTCACGGCGACGGGTACGGACTCGGGTCGTACAACCACGAACCCCTGGTCGTCGATCCCGACGAGATGGGGAAAAACACCGACGAGAGTCAGGCCTCGGTTCACAGTTTCACCGAGAAACACTGGACGAAGCCAACTCATCCGAACCGGGACAAATCCCCGCAGCAGGCGTTCGACGAACTCCTTCCCGCCACTCAGGACAAGGAGTTCCAAGTTACCGAGAACGGTATCTTCGTCTACACGCCCGACGGGATGCCCGTCATCGGCGAAACCCCCGAAATCGACGGCCTGTGGACCGGATTGGCGGTCTGGTGGACGCACTCGGGCGGGTACGGCCGAATCCTCGCGGAGTGGATGGAGAACGGCGTCCCCCGCCTTCCGTCCGGGCCGGTCGACACAAGCGGCATCCACGTCGCTCGGTTCGCGCCCCACGCGGGTAACAAAGAGTACCTTATGGACCGCGGTGGGAAGCGATACGAGCAAGTGTACAGCATCGTCGAACCGCGCTGGCAACCGAACGAGCACCGGGGACTGCGCGAGAGCCCCTTCCATCCGCAGCAGGCGGAAATCGGCGCCGAGTTCTCCCAGAGCGGCGGCTGGGAAACTGCGCAGCGGTACGAGTACAACGAGGATCTCGTCGAGAAGTACGAGGACCAGATCCCGGAGCAGGACGGTTGGCAGGGGATCAACCGATCGCCGATCGAGGGCGCAGAGCACCTCCACACCCGAGAAAACGTCTCCATGTACGATATGACATCGTTCAGCTCGATCATGGTGGAGGGCGACGACGCCGACGAGTTCCTCCAGCAAGTCTGTAGCAACGACATGGAGATCAGCGTCGGGCGGGTTCGCTACACTACGTTGCTGAATGAGGGCGGCAACGTAATCGCGGACCTGACCGTGGCTCGCCTCGACGACGATGAGTACATGGTGTCCACCGGCGGCGGCAATTCGCCGGGGATCCACGGCTCCTGGCTCCAGAAGCATGCTCCCGAGACCGTCTCCGTCACCGTCGAGGAGTCGGCGAAGTGCACCGTCGGACTGTGGGGACCGAAGTCTCGGCTGTTACTCCAGCGAGTCACTGACGCCGACGTCTCTAACGACGGCTTCCCGTACTTCGGCTGTAAGCGTATGTACGTCGGCGACGTGCCGGTGATTGCACTCCGGGTGTCGTACGTGGGCGAGCTCGGTTGGGAACTGTGGGCCCCGTCGGAGTACGGTCGGAAGCTCTGGGACACCCTGTGGAAGGCCGGCCAAGACCTCGACGTCAGACCAATAGGCGACAGTGCACTCGAGTCGATGCGCCTCGAGAAGGGATTCCGCCTGTGGGGAACCGACATCGATACGGACGTCAACCCGCTCGAGGCCGGACTTCCTTTCGCCGTCGACCTCGATACGGAGTTCATCGGGAAAGAGGCGCTCGCCGAGGCCAAAGACGATGGCCTCGACAGCCAAGTCGCCTGTCTGACGCTGGACGATTCGACTGACGTGATGCTCGGCGGTCGGCCGGTTCTCGCGGATGGCGAGGTTCTCGGATACGTGCAGGCTGGCGACTTCGGCTACTCGGTTCAGGAGTCGATCGCCTACACGTACCTGCCCAGCGAGTACGCCGAGGCCGGTACCTCTGTTCAGATCCAGTGTGAGGGTGAAACGTACGACGCGACTGTCCGCGACGAACCACTGTTCGATCCCGGCCGCGACAAATCATCCGGTGACCGAACGATTCCAATATAATTTACAGTATGAGTGAATCACGGGAATTACAGATACGATACGAGGATATTCGACAGGCACACGACCGGTTGGACGACGACACGGTAGTCAAGCGCACACCGGTCGAACAGAGTACGTCGCTCGGAGAAATGGTCGGCGCCGAGGTGTACCTGAAGATGGAGCATCTCCAGTGGACCGGGTCGTTCAAGACGCGAGGTGCCTACAACAAGATCTCTCAGTCCGTCGAAGAGGGCGTCGACGAGTTCATCGCTGCCAGCGCCGGTAACCACGCACAGGGCGTGGCATTAGCGGCGACGAAGTGCGGAGCGGAGTCGACCATCGTCATGCCGAAGACCGCTCCGCAAGCCAAGATAGACGCGACCCGCGGCTACGGTGCAACAGTCGAGCTCGTCGGTCAGGACTTCCAAGACGCGATGTCGTACGCTCAGTCGGAAGCCGAAGACAGCGACGCGGAGTTTGTCCACGCGTATGACGATCCAGACATCGTCGCCGGGCAGGGTACGCTCGGGATCGAGATGCACGAGGACTGCTCGGACCTGGACACCGTTGTCGTTCCGATTGGCGGTGGGGGCTCATCAGCGGGATCGCTACTGCTTTCGCGCACCTTTCACCCGAGACACGGATCGTCGGCGTCCAGGCTGAGGGGGCCTCAACAGTTCACGAGAGTCTGGACAAAGGGATGCCGGTCACGCTTGACGAGGTCGACACTATCGCTGACGGGATAGCGACTGGCGGCATCTCGGACCTGACGCTTGACCTCATCAACGAACACGTCGACGAGATCGTGACCGTCTCCGATACGGAGATCGCAAAAGCGATCTTGCTACTGCTGGAGCGCGCCAAGCAGGTCGTCGAAGGCGCCGCGGCAGCGTCCGTCGCCGCAGTTCTGAGCCCCGATCTCGACGTTCGCGGCGAGACCGTCATGCCGCTACTCGGCGGCGGGAACCTCGACATGACAATGCTCCAGACGGTCCTTATCCATGCGCTCACCGACCGAGAACAGATCCTCCGGTTGCGCGTGCGGATCAACGACGCCCCGGGCAAGATGGCAGAGATCTCCGGAACTATCGCGAATCACGGTGCAAACATTCACGACGTCCGCCACGATCGGGCGGTGGAGGATCTCAGCGTTGGCGATTCCTATCTTGTTTTCCGGATCGAGACGAGCGGCGCCGAACATGCCGAGTCGATCATCCGGGCGATCGAATCTGAGGGATACATCGTCGAGGACGTTAATCAAAAGTAGAAATTAAAATTACATATAGTGGAAGTATCGTCCCGAAAAGGGACTACTACCTCGTGATTTATTGGTAGAATATGTTTGGTATCAATCACTCCGGGGGGTTTATACGCCACTACGAAATCTTAGGTAATGGGTACCACCGTATGCTATCACGAAACAAGGGCGCCGCGCAAGCGGAAAGACCACGAGTCAAGAATGCACGAGAGAACAGCGTCGCGAGGTCGGCCGGATTCGTACCGACACGTACATCGCGTAACCGGGGCAAACGTTGGTGATTGTATATGGTTGATTCTGAGCCAAACGATCGGTTCACTCGGTTCGTAGACGAACTCGACGTTCCCGTGTTTCTCGTCGGGTTCCTCACGGCGTTAGTAGCAGTCGTCGGGTTCGCGCTGGCGCCGGACACAGCCGCCAACGCTATGAACAGTGTGAACTCGGCTCTGTGGCAAAACGTCGGCTGGATGTACATCCTCGCGATGTTCTTCGTCGTGGTGTTCGCGTTGTTCCTAGTGTTCGGTCCGTGGGGAACCATCAAACTCGGCAAGCCGGACGAGGAGCCGCAGTACAGCTTCCTGTCGTACTTTGCGATGTTGTACTCGGCCGGAATTGCGGCTGGAATCGTCTTCTGGGGCCCGGCGGAGGCGATCTTCCACTACGACACGGTCCCGCCATTCGTCGGCGCCGAGTCACAGACGGCCGGCGCAGCGGTCGGTGCTGTTCAGTACACATTCTTCCACTGGGGTATTTCTGCGTGGGCTGCGTACGCTATCATGTCGCTTCCCATAGCGTTCTACGCGTACCGGCACGACGCGCCCATGCGGATCTCGACTGTACTCGCCCCGTTCCTCGGCGTCGACAATCTGGACAACGGCTGGGCGAAACTGGTAGACATCCTCGCGGTGTTCGCAACCCTTGGCGGTATCGCGACGACGCTGGGGTTCGTCGGGAGCCAGTTCCTGACCGGCATCGAGTACACCACCGGGATATCAGTCGGTGACGCCGGGACGGTTCTGACGATTACCGGCCTGACAATCGCGTTTACGCTGTCTGTGACGTTAGGTATCAAGAAGGGGATCCGTCGGGTGTCCCAGTTCAACCTGGGGCTGTTCATGATTGTCATGCTGTTGGCGTTCGTGCTGGGTCCGTCAGTGTACATCATGACGGTCACGACGGAAGCGATCGGGCAGTACATCAACCAGTTCGTCGCGATGAGTTTCTTCATGAACACGGGCAACGGTGCGAGCTGGGTCGGTAGCTGGACCATCTTCTACTGGGCCTGGTGGTTCTCCTGGACGCCGTTCGTCGGTCTGTTCATCGCTCGCATTTCGCGCGGCCGTACGATCAGGCAGGTCGTCTCTACGGGCGTCCTGGCGTCAACGGCGATAACAATTCCGTGGTTCGGGATCATGGGTGGTGCCGCGATCAAGCTACAATCGACCAACGCGGCGAATATCCTAGGTGCCATCTCCGAGTACGGTGTCGCTGGCTCCGGGTACCCATTATTCGAGGCGCTTCCCCTCGGTGGCGTACTGAACCTCCTGTTCTTGCTGTTGATCACGACGTTCTTCGTCACGTCGGCAGACTCCTCAACGCTGGCGCTGGGGATGCTCACGACCGGCGGTAAACTCAACCCGTCTACGATCAACCGCGTGATCTGGGGGGCCTTGGTCGGGTCGCTAGCGTCCCTGCTAATGGTTGTCGGCGGTGTCGATGCGCTTCAAGCGTCGGCGATCATCACCGGCGGTCCATTCGCCATCATCACTATCCTCGCGGTGCTGGCGATCAGTTACCCCTGTCGGGAAATCTGTCCGTTGTTCTTCGACACCGATCAATCGGACACCGTGTCGCGCTCGTCCGCGACACTCGACGCTTCAGAGGAGATGTCAGCCGAAGGGACAGATGATGACTGACCGCTTTCGACGGCCGTGCTCGGCTTCGAGCGGCCGAAGTAGGAGCCACGGGAGCACACCCTGTCGATGAGAGCCGTCGCGTCGAGGAGCACAATCGGCCGAAAACGAGACTACAGTAGCCACTGAACGTCACTATACACACAATCGTACGACGGGATCGCGGTTCGGAGCGAGCATCGTGAGCGAGAACCGCGGATTGTATGATCGGTACGTAATTCGTTTCAGTTACCACGATAGACCATTCGATCGTGGTCAAGGGTCCGAGTCAGTGCAGTCGACGTAGCCCAGACTGTCCTTTTACTGCTCGCCGCACAGTGATCTGTCCTCGTTGCCGTTGCATCGATCACCGTACTTCTCTGGCGATGTCTAGGGACACGCTCTCCCGGCCACACAGCGGCAGACAGCGTCGCGCAGTTTGATCATAGCGTCCGTCACTCGAGGCGGCGGGCCGTTCAGCCCTCGCGTGTCCGGTGTGGCCTTAAACGCAGTCTGCAGTCACGCAGCGTCGTTAGCCTGAGAGATAGGCGCGACGCCATTACTGCTCGAACCTACCTGCAAAAGAGTCGTGTGTACTCGTCAACCTGAGACGAGAGTCTCGCCTGCTACCCGTAGATCGGGAACTCTTGGCAAAGGTGTTCGACTGTCGAAGCGGCTCGGTCGTGAATTTCCTCGTCTTCGGGATTGTCGAGCACGTCCACGATGAGGTCGGCGACGGTCTTCATCTCCTTTTCTCCGAATCCCCGGGTCGTGAGCGCCGGCGTGCCGACGCGGATCCCGCTGGTAACCATCGGCGACCGCGTTTCACCAGGAACGGTGTTCTTGTTGACGATGATGCCGACGTCGGACAGTAGCTCTTCGGCTTCCTTACCTGTGATATCGGGGTGGGAGTCGCGGAGATCCACGAGCATGAGGTGCTTGTCCGTTCCACCACTCACCAGCGAGAGTCCTCGGTCATCGAACTTGTCGGCGAGCGTATCCGCGTTAGCTATGATCTGCACAGCGTAGGACTGGAACCCATCGGTGCTCGCTTCTGCGAACCCTGCGGCCTTGCCGGCCACGCTGTGCATCAATGGCCCCCCCTGCGCGCCGGGGAACACTGCGGAGTTGATGTCGTCCGCAAACTCCTCGTCACACATGATGATGCCGCCGCGGCCGGCGCGGATCGTCTTGTGCGTGCTCCCGGTGACAAACTCCGCATGTTCGACTGGCGATTCGTGGACGCCGGCAGCGATGAGTCCCGTCACGTGAGCGATGTCCGCGAGGTGGTACGCGTCGACCGTGTCCGCGATATTGCCGATACGTTCGTACTTGAATTCGCGGGGATACGCCGAGGAGCCACTAACGATGATGTCCGGGTCGAACTCGTGAGCGTGGCTCTCCAGTTCGTCATAATCGATGTAGCCCGTCTCGGGGTCGACCTCGTACTGTTCGACATCGTAGAGCTGTCCCGAGAAGTTGACGTTGTGGCCGTGAGAGAGGTGTCCACCGTGCGAGAGTGACAGCGACAGTATCTTGTCGCCCGGTTCGAGCACGGAGAAGTACACGCCCATGTTGGCCTGCGTACCGCTGTGGGGCTGCACGTTGGCGTGGTCGACTCCGAACAGTTCCTTTGCGCGTTCGATAGCGAGTTCCTCGACGGTGTCGACGTGTTGGCAGCCGCCGTAGTATCTCCCGCCGGGGTATCCCTCAGCGTACTTGTTCGTGAGGACGCTCCCCTGTGCTTCGAGCACAGCTTTCGAGACGTGATTTTCGGAGGCGATCATCCCTAGCGTCGATTCCTGCCGCTCACGCTCGAGGTCGATAGCCTCAGCCGTATTCGGATCTATCTGCTCGAGTGACTGTTTGAACGCCATATCTAGATGTCGATTATGGACGGTAAGTATCTTGCGTGCAGCGGGTATCCAACCTCAAAAAATAATATATCTGATGCTATATGCTGGTAAACCCGCGCATTACCTGGCTTTAAGATACAGGAGTGAATATCGGTGTCTATGAAGCGTGCAATCAGTACCGACGATGCTCCGGCAGCCGTGGGCGCGTACAGTCAGGCAACTACGAACGGTGAGCTGCTTTTCACCGCAGGTCAGCTCCCGCTTACAACAGACGGTCAACTCCTCGACGATGCGCCGGTCGGTGAACAGACCCGGAAATGTCTTGAAAACGTCAGCGCGATTCTCCAGTCCGAAGAGGGATCGATGGACGATGTCCTCAAGACGACCGTATTCCTCGATGATATCGATGACTTCGACGAGTTCAACCAAGCGTACAGCGAGTTCTTCGACGAAGAGCCGCCTGCCAGAAGCGCCGTTGAGGTCGGCCGCGTTCCCAAGGGGGCGGCAGTCGAAATCGAGGCGCTCGCGGTAATCGAGTAATCGCAGTCGTCTACGTGGGAATCGATCGTCCACAACGTGACGTGTTCGCACGGACGCCGTCTAACGGCGTTCTGACAGTGAGGCTATGACCGGGTTGTCGACTCCGGTACAGTCGGCCGTTGCTCGGTTTTACCGATACGCCTTTTCCGTTCGGCGTGATATAGTCGTCTAT contains these protein-coding regions:
- a CDS encoding Rid family detoxifying hydrolase, producing MKRAISTDDAPAAVGAYSQATTNGELLFTAGQLPLTTDGQLLDDAPVGEQTRKCLENVSAILQSEEGSMDDVLKTTVFLDDIDDFDEFNQAYSEFFDEEPPARSAVEVGRVPKGAAVEIEALAVIE
- the glyA gene encoding serine hydroxymethyltransferase — protein: MAFKQSLEQIDPNTAEAIDLERERQESTLGMIASENHVSKAVLEAQGSVLTNKYAEGYPGGRYYGGCQHVDTVEELAIERAKELFGVDHANVQPHSGTQANMGVYFSVLEPGDKILSLSLSHGGHLSHGHNVNFSGQLYDVEQYEVDPETGYIDYDELESHAHEFDPDIIVSGSSAYPREFKYERIGNIADTVDAYHLADIAHVTGLIAAGVHESPVEHAEFVTGSTHKTIRAGRGGIIMCDEEFADDINSAVFPGAQGGPLMHSVAGKAAGFAEASTDGFQSYAVQIIANADTLADKFDDRGLSLVSGGTDKHLMLVDLRDSHPDITGKEAEELLSDVGIIVNKNTVPGETRSPMVTSGIRVGTPALTTRGFGEKEMKTVADLIVDVLDNPEDEEIHDRAASTVEHLCQEFPIYG
- a CDS encoding tetrahydrofolate dehydrogenase/cyclohydrolase catalytic domain-containing protein, which encodes MIDGNEIADRIKTELEVCVETLGDHGVTPGLATVLMSDDSASETYVNMKQRACEEIGIEGRHHELDPETSSDTLEGRIEALNENPDVHGILVQMPVPDHVDEQTILERIDPMKDVDGFHPENVGKLVTGDSQLKPCTPHGIQRLLAATGVETAGKDVVIVGRSNIVGKPMMNLLVQKDNLGNATVTTCHSRTNNLAEKTRNADVVIAAAGVPELIDGSMLSEDTVVIDVGVNRVDADDDKGYELVGDVEFESAAEQASAITPVPGGVGPMTIAMLLYNTVKAASLQKNVDVDLP
- a CDS encoding FAD-dependent oxidoreductase, whose amino-acid sequence is MSTDSVPSRADTVVIGAGAVGCSVAYHLTELGAEDVVVLDQGPLPVTGGSSTHAPGIMFQTSPSKIQTKTAHYTSRLLKDAGVYREVGGIEVARSEERMDFLERRVEWAKSYGLPDPQLLEPEEVVEHLPLVDEDEILGGYYSPTDGVVSGTDALQWYMEESSADFYGNTEVTDIETAAGEVQAVETDQGRIECGRCVLATNNWAYQTGQMVDLDLPIAPVEHQYVVTDSLENLRGNDSSLGDATAGLEVPGDRNITEFMAQPPDRPVGRDQDNSLYFRTHGDGYGLGSYNHEPLVVDPDEMGKNTDESQASVHSFTEKHWTKPTHPNRDKSPQQAFDELLPATQDKEFQVTENGIFVYTPDGMPVIGETPEIDGLWTGLAVWWTHSGGYGRILAEWMENGVPRLPSGPVDTSGIHVARFAPHAGNKEYLMDRGGKRYEQVYSIVEPRWQPNEHRGLRESPFHPQQAEIGAEFSQSGGWETAQRYEYNEDLVEKYEDQIPEQDGWQGINRSPIEGAEHLHTRENVSMYDMTSFSSIMVEGDDADEFLQQVCSNDMEISVGRVRYTTLLNEGGNVIADLTVARLDDDEYMVSTGGGNSPGIHGSWLQKHAPETVSVTVEESAKCTVGLWGPKSRLLLQRVTDADVSNDGFPYFGCKRMYVGDVPVIALRVSYVGELGWELWAPSEYGRKLWDTLWKAGQDLDVRPIGDSALESMRLEKGFRLWGTDIDTDVNPLEAGLPFAVDLDTEFIGKEALAEAKDDGLDSQVACLTLDDSTDVMLGGRPVLADGEVLGYVQAGDFGYSVQESIAYTYLPSEYAEAGTSVQIQCEGETYDATVRDEPLFDPGRDKSSGDRTIPI
- a CDS encoding BCCT family transporter; this translates as MVDSEPNDRFTRFVDELDVPVFLVGFLTALVAVVGFALAPDTAANAMNSVNSALWQNVGWMYILAMFFVVVFALFLVFGPWGTIKLGKPDEEPQYSFLSYFAMLYSAGIAAGIVFWGPAEAIFHYDTVPPFVGAESQTAGAAVGAVQYTFFHWGISAWAAYAIMSLPIAFYAYRHDAPMRISTVLAPFLGVDNLDNGWAKLVDILAVFATLGGIATTLGFVGSQFLTGIEYTTGISVGDAGTVLTITGLTIAFTLSVTLGIKKGIRRVSQFNLGLFMIVMLLAFVLGPSVYIMTVTTEAIGQYINQFVAMSFFMNTGNGASWVGSWTIFYWAWWFSWTPFVGLFIARISRGRTIRQVVSTGVLASTAITIPWFGIMGGAAIKLQSTNAANILGAISEYGVAGSGYPLFEALPLGGVLNLLFLLLITTFFVTSADSSTLALGMLTTGGKLNPSTINRVIWGALVGSLASLLMVVGGVDALQASAIITGGPFAIITILAVLAISYPCREICPLFFDTDQSDTVSRSSATLDASEEMSAEGTDDD